In the Armatimonadota bacterium genome, CTGGTGGCCCTGCTGTCCATCTGGTTCGACCTGGGGCACATGGCGCGGTTCTACCGGGTGTTCACCTCGCCCAACTTCAGCTCCATGATGGCCTGGATGATCTGGCTATACACCGCCTACTTCGTCCTGCTGCTGGCCGAAGCGTACCTGGCGTTCCGCCCCGACCTGGTCCGGTGGAGCCGCGATGCGGCCCGCACCCCCATCCAGCGCGTGGTCGCCCGCTGGCTCACGCTCGGGCGCACCGCCCTGGACCCGGCCACGGTGGCCGCCGAGGGCCGCGCCGTCAGGATCCTGGGCACCATCGGTGTACCGCTCGCCGTGGCCTTCCACGGGGGCGTCGGTGCCCTCTTCGCCACCGTCAGCGCCAAGCTCTACTGGCACCAGTCCATCGTGCCCATCCTGTTCCTGACCGGCGCCCTGGTCTCGGGCGGAGGGTTGCTCACGGCCGTCGTCGCGTTCGCGTGGGCCCCGCGCGACGACGCCTGGCGGCAGCTCACGGCGCTGCTCGGCCGCCTGCTCCTGGTGCTGGTCCTGGTCGACGTCCTCCTGGAGTGGGCCGAGTTCTCGATCCCGCTCTGGTACGGCACGAGCCCCGAAGGCCACTTGCTGCGCCAGGTGCTGTGGGGGCCGTACTGGTGGGTCTTCTGGATCGTGCACCTGGGACTGGGCACCGCGATCCCCACGATTCTACTGGTCGCCCGCGGCCGTGACCCCATCGCGGTGGGGACGGCCGGCCTGCTGGTCGCGGCCACCTTCATGAGCGTGCGTCTGAACGTGGTGATCCCCGCACAGCTGGAACCGGCGCTGCGCGGCCTGGAGCGGGCGTTCGTCGGGCCGCGCCTGGTGTTCCAGTACGCGCCGACGGTGCACGAATGGCTGGTGACGCTCTTCGTGCTGACCGTCGGGGCCGCGCTGTTCTGGCTGGGAGCCAGGATCCTCCCGCTGATCGACGCAAAGGAGGTCGTGCGATGAGCGAGCGCTCGCTGTCCGTCGGCTCGCCTGGCCGCCTGCGGGTCACCCGGCGGCAGGTCCTCAAGGCCACCGCGCTGGCCGGCAGCGGGACGCTGCTGGGCCGGATGCCGGGCCTGGTCGGCAGGCTCCAGCAGGCCGGCGCCCAGCCGCCTGATGTCCGCTATCCCCTCGCCCGGCCGGAGAACGTCCTCTACTCGGCGTGTCTGGGCTGCAACACCGGCTGCGGCATCAAGGTGGGCATCGTCGACGGGGTGGCCGCCAAGATCGACGGGAACCCCTACAACCCGTTCACGCTGGTACCCCACCTGCCCTACGCCACCGCGCCCGCCCAGGCCGTGGGCGTGGAGGGCGCCATTTGCCCCAAGGGCCAGGCGGGCCTGCTGACAGTCTACGACCCGTTCCGCATCCGCCGGGTGCTCAAGCGCGCCGGCCCCCGAGGCTCCAACCGCTGGCGCACCATCCCCTTCGAGCAGGCGGTGACCGAGATCGTGGAGGGCGGGCGGCTGTTCGCGGACATCGGCGAAGATCGCCACGTCCCCGGCCTGCGCGAGGTGTGGGCGCTGCGGGACCCCAAGGTCGCCAAGGCCATGGACGCCGCCGTCGGCGCGATCCGCGCCGAGAAGGATCCGGCGAAGAAGCGGGCGCTGGTCGAGCAGTTCAAGCGTGATTTCCGCGAGCACCTCCACACGCTGATCGACCCCGACCATCCCGACCTGGGGCCCAAGAACAACCAGTTCCTGTACGTCTTCGGACGGCAGAAGGCAGGGCGCGCCGAGTTCGTGCGGCGGTTCGTGGTCGACAGCTTCGGCTCGGTCAACTTCCACGGCCACACCACCGTCTGCCAGGGGTCGCTCTACTTCGCCTGCAAGGCCATCAGCGAGCAGTACCAGCTCGACCCCAAGAGCGGCAAGATGAAGTGGACGGGCGGGGCCAAGGCCTACTGGCAGGGCGACGCGGAAGGCGCCGAGTTCATGATCTTCGTGGGAGCCTCGCCCTTCGAGGGCAACTACGGGCCGTCCAACCGCGTCCCGCGGATCACCGAGGGCCTGGTCAGCGGTCGGCTGAAGTTCGCCGTGATCGACCCGCGGCTCTCCAAGACCGCCGCCAAGGCCTGGCGGTGGGTGCCGGCACGGCCCGGCACCGAGGCGGCGTTCGCGCTGGGCATGATGCGGTGGATCATGGAGCACCGCCGCTTCGACGAGCGCTTCCTGCGCAACGCCAACAAGGCGGCGGCCGCGGCCGACGGCGAGCCGTCGTGGACCAACGCCACCTGGCTGGTGAAGCTCGACCACGGCAAGCCCGGCGCGTTCCTGCGCGGCTCCGACCTGGGGATCAAGCCCGCCACGCGCACCGCCACGGTGAAGGACAAGACCGTGGAGTACGCGTTCGATCCCTTCGTGGTGCTCAGCGGCGGCCAGCCCGTGCTGGTCGACCCCTACGACGAGCAGACGCCGGTCGAGGGCGACCTCTTCGTCGCGGGCACCGTCGGCGGGCACCAGGTCAAGAGCGCCCTGCAGCTCCTGTGGGAGGAGGCTGCGGCGCGCACCATCGAGCAGTGGGCCGAGATCTGCGGGGTCCGCCCCGCGGACATCGTCGACCTCGCCCGGGAGTTCACCAGCCACGGCAAGAAGGCCGTGGCCGACATCCACCGCGGCGTCAGCCAGCACACCAACGGGTTCTACAACGTGGTGGCCTGGATGAGCCTGAACGCGCTGATCGGGAACATCGACTGGAAGGGCGGCTCGGCCTACGCCAAGGTCTACGACATCAGCGGCAGCAAGGAGGGCCAGCCCTTCCCGCTGGCCGACCTGCACCCGAAGAAGACCACGGCGTTCGGCATCTCGCTGATCCGCCACGAGACCACGTACGAGGAGTCGACGCTCTTCGCCGGCTACCCCGCCCGGCGGCCCTGGTACCCGCTGGCGTCGGACATCTACCAGGAGATCGTGCCCTCGCTGGGCGACGGGTATCCGTATCCCATCAAGATCGCCTACCTGTACATGGGCTCGCCGGTCTACGCCCTCCCCGGGGGCCACACGAACATCGAGATCCTCAAGGACCCCGAGAAGCTGCCGCTGTTCATCGCGTGCGACATCACCATCGGCGAGACCTCCATGTACGCCGACTACATCATCCCCGACCTCTCGTACCTGGAGCGGTGGGAGTTCCACGGCTCGCACCCCAACATGACCGTCAAGGTGCAGCCGGTCCGGCAGCCCGTCATCCCACCCATTCCCGAGACCGTCCGCGTCTTCGGCGAGGAGATGCCGGCCTGCCACGAGGCGTTCTTCCTGGCCTGCGCCGAGAAGCTCGGCCTGCCCGGCTTCGGCAAGGATGGGTTCGGCCCGGGGATGGACTTCCGGCGCCCGGAGGACTTCTACCTGAAGCAGGTGGCCAACCTCGCCGCGGGCGAGAAGCCCGGCGACGCCGTGCCCGACGCCGACGACGCCGAGGTCCGGCTCTTCCTCGAGGCGCGCCGGCACCTGCCCGGGACCGTGTTCGACCCCGAGAAGTGGAAGGCCGCAGTCGGCGACGCGTGGTGGCGCAAGGTCGTCTACGTCCTCAACCGCGGCGGCCGGTTCCAGGACCACGCGAAGGCGTACAAAGGAGCGCAGCTCGGCAACCCCTACGGCAAGCTGTTCAACCTCTACCAGGAGAAGACCGCCAAGACCAAGGACTCGATGACGGGCAAGCCCTTCCCCGGCCTGGCGACGTACCTGCCCGGCCCGGTGGACGTGACCGGCAAGCCCATCGACGACGCGGCGGCAGGATACGACCTGCGCCTGATCACCTACCGGGAGGTGACCCACACCAAGTCGCGCACGGCCAGCAACTACTGGCTGCTGGCACTGTTGCCCGAGAACAGCGTGCTGGTGTCTCGCCAAGACGCCGAGCGCCTGGGGCTGCGCGACGGGGACAGCGTGCGGGTGACCTCGGCCAGTAACCCCGAGGGCATTTGGGACCTCGGCAACGGGCAGACCAAGCCCATGGTCGGACGCGTCAGGATCACCGAGGGCCTGCGCCCCGGCGTGGTGGCGTTCTCGCTGGGCCACGGCCACTGGGCCTACGGCGCCACCGACGTGGTCATCGACGGGAAGACGGTCCGGGGTGATGCGCGCCGCGGCCGCGGGATCCACGCCAACGCCGCGATGCGCCTGGACCCGGTGTTGAAGAACACGTGCCTGAGCGATCCGGTGGGCGCCAGTGCGGTCTTCTACGATACGCAGGTGAAGCTGGTGAAGAGCGCATGACCGCCCGGGACGGGCACGCTGGAGCAGCCGGCCGGGGACGCGTTCGGGGTCAGCGCCGGGTGGGCCGACGCCGGGGCCCGCGGTGGGGAGCGTGGGTGGCGGGTGCTGCGGGGCTGGTGGCTGCGGTCGCGGCGCTGGTGCTGCTGGTGACGCGCCCGCCGACGGTCCCGGCGCCCGCGCCGGCTGCCCATCCCTCGGGCGCCGCGCCCTCGGCGACGCTGGTCCTCTACCAGCCGCCCACCTGAGCGTGCTGCGCCAGGTACGCAGCGTACCTGGCAGCGTCGGGGGTCCCGACGCAGGCGATCACGACCGACGCGCTGGACGAGGTCAAGCACCGCCACCGGGTCCCCCATGAGCTCGCGAGCTGTCACACCGCGGTGGCAGGACGGTACTTCGTTGAAGGTCACGTGCCCGTGGCCGCCATCGCGCGGTTGCTGCGCGAGCAGCCGGCGATCCGGGGCATTGCGTTGCCGGGCATGCCGCCCGGGTCGCCGGGCATGGACGGGGTCCAGGCCGGGCCGCTGATCGTCTACGCGGTATCGGACGCCGGGATCCGCGAGTTCGCGCGGTTCTGACGCAGGCCCGTTGGCGCTGTGGGGAGACGGAACCCACCAGAAGTCTCGGTCCCCCTCCCTGCGCCCCTCGTCCCCGTGACGGTGATCGTTCGCCGCAACCGGTTCGCGGTCGACGTCCGACAGGGTCGGCGGCGCCTGCGGCTGCACCTTCCCAACCCCGGCCGCATGGAGGAACTGCTCGTGCCCGGCGCGCGCGGCCTGGCCGTGCTCACCCCCAGGCGCGGACGGCGGACCGCGGGCACGCTCCTGCTCGTCCGCCACCGCGGCCGGTGGGTGGGCATGGACGCCCGCCTGCCGAACCGTCTCTTCGAGGAAGCGTTGCGGCAGGGGGCGCTGGTGCCCTTTCGCGGGTATCTGCGGTGGCGGCGCGAGGTAGCACTCGGGGGCTCCCGCATCGACTTTGTGCTGGAGGGCCCCGCTGGCCGCTGCCTGGTGGAAACCAAGTCGTGCAACCGGGTGGACCACGGCGTCGCGCTCTTCCCCGACGCGCCCACGGCGCGGGGCGCCGTGCACCTGCGGCTGCTGGCCCGCGCCGCTCGGGCGGGCCGGCGGGCCGCAGTGGTGTGGTTCGTGCAGCGCGACGACGCGCGCGCGCTGCGGCCGTTCGCGGAGGTGGACCCGCAGTTCGCGCAGGCTGTGGCGCAGGCCGCGCGGGCCGGGATCGAGCTGTACGCCTACGCGTGTCGGGTGACGCCCCAGGCGGTAACGATCGGCCGCGCGATCCCCGTGATCGGCTCCTCCACGCCGGCGCACGGCACCGGGCGGGCCTGGCACTCCCGCCAGTGGTCACCGGTGGGCGCGCGCTAGAACTGAGCCGACAGGGCGCACAACACTGGGCGGGCCTAGCACTCCCGCCAGGGCTGCTGAAGCGATTCCAGCACGGCTATTCGAGGCAGGCGAACAGGGCGACCAGCGACAAGACCAGGGCGGCGAGTGGCGGTTCGCCGCGCACGACCTCGCCGACGGCGTAGCGCGTCGCCCCGCCCCGGGTGTGGGCGGTGAAGGTACGCCGTTCTGGGTCCACGATCCAGACCGCGGTGGCACCCGCCCGGAGAAAGTCTGCGATCCTCGCCGCCACCTCGCCGGGGCGGTCGTCGGGGGAGAGCACCTCGACAGCCAGGTCGGGAGCGCCCGGGAAGAACGCACAGGGGATCGGCGAAGGCACCCGGTGGCGCAGCACCACGGCCACGTCAGGCGCCCATACGGTGGAAGGGTCGACGCCCAGGACGAACCCCGTCTCGACCAGGACGATCCCGCCCCTCGGGGCTCGGTGCGCTCGTCGCCGATCCCCTCGCGCGCTTGGTGAGGGGAAAATCGGGTGGGCGCCCGATTGCGCACCTCGGGCGCACGCCGTAGGACAACAGCAAAGGGACCGGCGGAATTGGACCGTTTCCTCCACATTCGGGCGGCGCGCGCCGGCGGCCGCACTCCCAGGGGGACCTCATGGGAACCGACGATGCGACCCTGTCGGCCAGGGCGGCCACCACGGAGGGAGCGGCACCGGTGCCCGATCGCGACGATCGCTGCGCTGAACGCGACCAGGCCGCCGATAACGACGTCGTACCTCCGCCCGCGCGCCTGCGTCGCCGGGAGTTCCTCCAGCAGGCCGGCACGCTGGCCGGGGGCGCGGTCCTGGCGCAGGCCCTGCCGCTCCAGCTCCTGCAGACGCTGTCCACCGTCACCAACCCGCTGGAGGCCTACCCCGACCGCGCCTGGGAACGCGTCTACCGCGACCAGTACCGCTATGACAGCAGCTTCACGTTCGTCTGCTCGCCCAACGACACCCACCACTGCCGGCTGCGGGCCTTCGTGCGCAACGGCGTCATTGTCCGCATCGAGCAGAACTACGACGTCGACCGCTACCGCGATCTGTACGGCAACCGCGCCACGCCGGCGTGGAACCCCCGGGGGTGCCTGAAGGGCTACACGTTTCACCGGCGGGTCTACGGCCCGTACCGGCTCCGCTACCCGATGATCCGGCGGGGCTGGAAGCAGTGGGCCGACGACGGGTACCCCGAGCTCACCGACGAGCTGCGCCGTCGCTACCGCTTCGACAGCCGGGGACAGGACACGTTCGTCCGCGTCTCCTGGGACGACGCGTACGCGTACGTGGCGTCGGCGTTCATCGCCATCGCGCGCCGGTACAGCGGCGAGGAGGGCGCCAGGCGCCTGCTGGCCCAGGGCTATCCGCCCGAGATGGTCGAGGCGATGCACGGCGCCGGCGTGCGCACCTTCAAGTTCCGCGGCGGCATGGGGCTGCTGGGCGTGATCGGCAAGTACGGCCTGTGGCGGGCCGCCAACATGATGGCACTGCTGGACGCCCACGTGCGCGGCGTCGGCCCCGACGAGGCCCTGGGCGCGCGCAAGTGGAGCAACTACACCTGGCACGGCGACCAGGCGCCCGGGATGCCCTTCGTGCACGGCCTGCAGACCTCCGACGTGGACTTCAACGAGCTGCGGCACGCCCGGCTGCACATCCAGGTCGGCAAGAACCTGGTCGAGAACAAGATGCCCGAGAGCCACTTCTTCATCGAGCTGATGGAGCGGGGGGCCACGATCGTCGTCATCACCCCCGAGTACAGCCCGCCCGCCACCAAGGCCGACTACTGGATGCCGATCCGCCCCCAGACCGACGCCGCGCTGTTCCTGGGCATCACGAAACTCCTGATGGACCGCGGCTGGTACGACGACGCCTTCGTGCGGCAGTTCACCGACTTCCCGTTGATCGTCCGGACCGACACCCTGACGCGCCTGCGGGCCCACGAGGTCTTCCCCGACTACCGGTCCGGGCTGGCACCCGACGGACCCAGCGTCCGACGGCAGAACCTGCAGCCCGACCAGTACGCGCGGCTGGGCGACTTCGTGGTGTTCGACAAGACCACCGGGCGGCTGCGCGCCATCACCCGCGACGACGTCGGGCAGCGCATGACCGCCAAGGGTATCGCGCCAGCGTTGCGCTGGCGCGGCAGGGTGCGGCTGACGGACGGCAGCGAGGTCGAGTGCCTTACGCTGTGGGAAGCCTACCGCGACCACCTGCGGGACTACGACCTGGACACCGTCGCCGAGATCACCCACGTGCCCACGCGGATGATTCAGCGCCTGGCCCGCGACATCGCCACCCGCAAGCCGGTGGCCATCCACATCGGCGAGGGCATCAACCACTGGTTCCACGCCACGCTGGCCAACCGGGCCTTCTACCTGCCGTTGATGCTCACGGGCAACATCGGCGTCCCGGGCGCCGGCTGCCATACCTGGGCCGGGAACTACAAGGCCGGCATCTTCCAGGGGTCGCCGTGGACCGGCCCGGGCATCACGGGCTGGCTGTTCGAAGACCCGTTCCAGCCGACGCTGGACCCCAACGCCCACGGCAAGACCATCAAGGTCCGCAAGTACCTCAAGGACGAGGAACCGGCCTACTGGGACCACGGTGACGTGCCCCTGGTCGTCACCACCCCCAAGGCCGGCCGGAAGGTCTTCACCGGCCAGACCCACATGCCCACACCCACCAAGGTCATCTGGTACAACAACGTCAACCTCATCAACAACGCCAAGTGGGCCTACGGCGTCATCAAGAACGTCAACCCCCGGGTCGAGCTCATCATCAACCAGGACGTGGAGATGACGGCCTCGGCCGAGTACGCCGACGTGATCCTCCCGGCCAACACCTGGGTGGAGTTCCAGTCGTGGGAGCTCACGGCGTCGTGCAGCAACCCCTTCCTCCAGATCTGGAAGGGCGGCATCCGGCCCCTGTTCGACACCAAGGACGACGCCCTGATCATCGCCGAGGTGGCGGCCAAGCTGGCGGTCAAGACCGGCGACCGCCGGTTCCGGGACTACTTCCGCTTCATCCTCGACGGCCGCCCCGAGGTCTACATCCAGCGCATTCTGGACAGCAGCACCTCCACCGTGGGCTACCGCTTCGCGGACATCGTGGCCGGCAGGTACGGCGAGCCCGGCGCGGCCCTCATGCTCTTCCGCACCTACCCCCGGGTGCCGTTCTACGAACAGGTGCACGACAGCGAGCCGTTCTACACCGACACCGGCCGGCTCAACGCCTATTGCGACATCCCCGAGGCCATCGAGTACGGTGAGAACTTCGTGGTCCACCGCGAGGGGCCCGAGGCGACGCCCTACCTGCCCAACGTCATCGTGTCCAGCAACCCGCTGGTGCGGCCCGAGGACTACGGCATCCCGCTCGACGCCCTCCACTGGGACCTGCGGACGGTGCGCAACGTGAAGCTGCCCTGGACCAGGGTCAAAGAGACCACCAACCCCCTGCGCCAGCGCGGCTACCGGTTCTACTGCCTGACCCCCAAGACCCGGCACCGCGTCCACTCGTCGTGGAGCAGCACCGACTGGAACCTGATCTGGGACTCCAACTTCGGCGACCCGTACCGGCTCGACCGGCGCACGCCGGGCGTGGGCGAGCACCAGCTGCACATGCACCCGCAGGCGGCTCGCGACCTGGGCATCAACGACGGCGACTACGTCTACGTCGACGCCTTCGCCGCGGACCGGCCCTACCTCGGGTGGACCCCCGCCGACCCCTTCTACCGCGTGGCACGGTGCATGGTGCGCGTCAAGTACAATCCCGCCTACCCCTACGACGTCGTGATGATGAAGCACGCGCCGTTCATCGCCACCGAGAAGTCGGTGCGCGCCCACGAGACCCGCCGTGACGGCCTGGCGCAGTCGGCCGACACGGGCTACCAGGCCAACCTCCGCTACGGCAGCCAGCAGTCGGTGACCCGCGACTGGCTGATGCCCATGCACCAGACCGACACCCTGTTCCACAAGGCCAAGGGAGCGGTGGCGTTCGTCTTCGGGGGTGAGGCCGACAACCACGCGGTCAACACGGTGCCCAAGGAGACCCTGGTGAAGATCACCAAGGCCGAAGACGGTGGCCTGGGCGGCCGGGGCCTGTGGGAGCCGGCGCGCACGGGCCACACGCCGGGGCGCGAGCGCCCGTTCATGCGGCGCTACCTGGCCGGCCGGCTCGTCACCATCTCGAGGGGCTGAGCGACGGTGCCCGACAAACCCTTCGAGCCCGACGACCCGCTGGCGCTGGTTGGCGTGGCGGTCGACGCCGACGCCGCGGCGGCGGAAGCCATGGCCAGGTGCCTGGTGGAGGAGTACCTGCGGGAGGGGTGGACGCCCGACCGCCTGCTGGCGCTGTGCCGCAACCCGTTCTACCAGGCGCTCCACGCCATCTACCGGGAGCGCGGGGAGGACGGCGTGCAGGCGTTGATCGCCGAGGCCGCGGCCACCTGGGGCGTCTGGCGCACCACGGTGGGCCCGGTGCGCCCCCACCGGCCCGGCACACCCGATGCGGCGGGAGGTCGCGACGATGCCTGAGGTCTACAACTGGCAGCTGGGCCGCAAAATGACCTACCGCTTCCCGGAGCGGCACAGCCGCTGGCAGTTCGCGGCGGTCTTCAACATCAACCGGTGCATCGCGTGCCAGACGTGCACCATGGCGTGCAAGAGCACCTGGACCCACGCCCGCGGCCAGGAGTACATGTGGTGGAACAACGTGGAGACCAAGCCCTACGGCGGCTACCCGCACTTCTGGGACGTCAAGACCCTGGAGTTGCTGGAGCAGGCCAACCCGGGCGGGCAGACCTGGACGCTGGCCGGGCGGGACGGCCGGCGGGCACCCTACGGGGTCTACGGCGGGAAGACGATCTTCGAGGCGGCACCGCGGGGCCAGGACTACGTGGGCTACCTGCCGACCGACGACGAGTGGCGGGCGCCCAACCTGTACGAGGACACCTCCACCGCCTACCCCACGGGGCCGGGCCGCTACCACCCCACCGGCGAGACGCTACCCCAGCACCGCACCTGGTTCTTCTACCTGCAGCGGATCTGCAACCACTGCACCTATCCGGCGTGTCTGGCGGCCTGTCCCCGCAACGCCATCTACAAGCGCCCCGAGGACGGCATCGTCCTCATCGACCAGCAACGGTGCCGCGGGTATCGCAAGTGCGTCGAAGCGTGCCCGTACAAGAAACCGATGTTCAACGCGTTCACCCGGGTGGCCGAGAAGTGCATCGCGTGCTACCCGCGCATCGAAGGCCGGGACCCCCTCCACCCCGGCGTGCCCATCGAGGCCCGGTGCATGGCAGCGTGCGTGGGCAAGATCCGGCTCCAGGGGCTGGTGCGCGTGGACGCCGACGGCACCTGGGTCGAAGACCGCTACCACCCGCTGTACTTCCTCGTGCACGTGGCCAGGGTAGCGCTGCCCCTGTACCCGCAGTTCGGGACGCAGCCCAACGTCTACTACATCCCCCCGCGCTGGGTGCCGCGCCCCTACCTGCGGCAGATGTTCGGCCCGGGCGTCGACGAGGCCATCGCCGCCTACACGGCGCCGTCCCGGGAGCTGCTGGCGGTGCTGCAGCTGTTCCGCACCACACAGCGCATGATCTTCCGCTACCGCATCACGCCCGGCCGCAAGGTGTTCGAGACGACCATCGCCGGGAAACCGTGGGCGATGTACAACGACACCATCGTGGGCCTCGATCGCGCCGGCCGGGAGGTCGTGCGCGTGACGGTCGAAGAGCCGGTCTTCGTCCGGCCCCGGCAGCACCTGAACACCATCTGACGCCATGGGAATCTGACGCCATGGGCGCACGATCCCCTCAGATCGCCGCAGACGCCGTGGCCGGACCGCTGTGGCGCAGCGCCGTCTACCGGTTCTTCTCGCAGGCACTGCGTCCGCCAGACCGGTGGGCGCAGGACCTCCAGGCCCCGGACCTGCCGGCACCGCCGGATGCGCCGGCAGACGGCGCGGCAGCGGTCGCCGCGGCGGTCGACGCGCTGGTCGCCACCCCGCGCGCGGTGCTGGCCGACGCATACCAGGCAGCCTTCGGGCATCAGCTCGGCACCCGGGCAGCGCTGGACGAAGCGCGCTACGTGCCCGGCGGCGTCTTCGCCCAGGCGCAGTGCACCGCAGACGTCGCCGGCTTCTACCGGGCGTTCGGGCTCGAGGTGGCCGACCGCGCGCACGAGCGCCCCGACCACCTCAGCGTGGAGCTGGAGTTCATGCACGTGCTCGCGTACCGGGAAGCCTACG is a window encoding:
- a CDS encoding DUF411 domain-containing protein, producing MTTDALDEVKHRHRVPHELASCHTAVAGRYFVEGHVPVAAIARLLREQPAIRGIALPGMPPGSPGMDGVQAGPLIVYAVSDAGIREFARF
- a CDS encoding Uma2 family endonuclease, which encodes MEETVQFRRSLCCCPTACARGAQSGAHPIFPSPSARGDRRRAHRAPRGGIVLVETGFVLGVDPSTVWAPDVAVVLRHRVPSPIPCAFFPGAPDLAVEVLSPDDRPGEVAARIADFLRAGATAVWIVDPERRTFTAHTRGGATRYAVGEVVRGEPPLAALVLSLVALFACLE
- the nrfD gene encoding NrfD/PsrC family molybdoenzyme membrane anchor subunit; translation: MKRALYVLWAVAFALGAWGVWERLTLGHRLAGYGSYVVWGLWVSAYIYLVGLSAGAFLLSSLVYVFGLQRLERIGKLALFTAIVTLLVALLSIWFDLGHMARFYRVFTSPNFSSMMAWMIWLYTAYFVLLLAEAYLAFRPDLVRWSRDAARTPIQRVVARWLTLGRTALDPATVAAEGRAVRILGTIGVPLAVAFHGGVGALFATVSAKLYWHQSIVPILFLTGALVSGGGLLTAVVAFAWAPRDDAWRQLTALLGRLLLVLVLVDVLLEWAEFSIPLWYGTSPEGHLLRQVLWGPYWWVFWIVHLGLGTAIPTILLVARGRDPIAVGTAGLLVAATFMSVRLNVVIPAQLEPALRGLERAFVGPRLVFQYAPTVHEWLVTLFVLTVGAALFWLGARILPLIDAKEVVR
- a CDS encoding molybdopterin-dependent oxidoreductase → MGTDDATLSARAATTEGAAPVPDRDDRCAERDQAADNDVVPPPARLRRREFLQQAGTLAGGAVLAQALPLQLLQTLSTVTNPLEAYPDRAWERVYRDQYRYDSSFTFVCSPNDTHHCRLRAFVRNGVIVRIEQNYDVDRYRDLYGNRATPAWNPRGCLKGYTFHRRVYGPYRLRYPMIRRGWKQWADDGYPELTDELRRRYRFDSRGQDTFVRVSWDDAYAYVASAFIAIARRYSGEEGARRLLAQGYPPEMVEAMHGAGVRTFKFRGGMGLLGVIGKYGLWRAANMMALLDAHVRGVGPDEALGARKWSNYTWHGDQAPGMPFVHGLQTSDVDFNELRHARLHIQVGKNLVENKMPESHFFIELMERGATIVVITPEYSPPATKADYWMPIRPQTDAALFLGITKLLMDRGWYDDAFVRQFTDFPLIVRTDTLTRLRAHEVFPDYRSGLAPDGPSVRRQNLQPDQYARLGDFVVFDKTTGRLRAITRDDVGQRMTAKGIAPALRWRGRVRLTDGSEVECLTLWEAYRDHLRDYDLDTVAEITHVPTRMIQRLARDIATRKPVAIHIGEGINHWFHATLANRAFYLPLMLTGNIGVPGAGCHTWAGNYKAGIFQGSPWTGPGITGWLFEDPFQPTLDPNAHGKTIKVRKYLKDEEPAYWDHGDVPLVVTTPKAGRKVFTGQTHMPTPTKVIWYNNVNLINNAKWAYGVIKNVNPRVELIINQDVEMTASAEYADVILPANTWVEFQSWELTASCSNPFLQIWKGGIRPLFDTKDDALIIAEVAAKLAVKTGDRRFRDYFRFILDGRPEVYIQRILDSSTSTVGYRFADIVAGRYGEPGAALMLFRTYPRVPFYEQVHDSEPFYTDTGRLNAYCDIPEAIEYGENFVVHREGPEATPYLPNVIVSSNPLVRPEDYGIPLDALHWDLRTVRNVKLPWTRVKETTNPLRQRGYRFYCLTPKTRHRVHSSWSSTDWNLIWDSNFGDPYRLDRRTPGVGEHQLHMHPQAARDLGINDGDYVYVDAFAADRPYLGWTPADPFYRVARCMVRVKYNPAYPYDVVMMKHAPFIATEKSVRAHETRRDGLAQSADTGYQANLRYGSQQSVTRDWLMPMHQTDTLFHKAKGAVAFVFGGEADNHAVNTVPKETLVKITKAEDGGLGGRGLWEPARTGHTPGRERPFMRRYLAGRLVTISRG
- a CDS encoding molybdopterin-dependent oxidoreductase, which translates into the protein MSERSLSVGSPGRLRVTRRQVLKATALAGSGTLLGRMPGLVGRLQQAGAQPPDVRYPLARPENVLYSACLGCNTGCGIKVGIVDGVAAKIDGNPYNPFTLVPHLPYATAPAQAVGVEGAICPKGQAGLLTVYDPFRIRRVLKRAGPRGSNRWRTIPFEQAVTEIVEGGRLFADIGEDRHVPGLREVWALRDPKVAKAMDAAVGAIRAEKDPAKKRALVEQFKRDFREHLHTLIDPDHPDLGPKNNQFLYVFGRQKAGRAEFVRRFVVDSFGSVNFHGHTTVCQGSLYFACKAISEQYQLDPKSGKMKWTGGAKAYWQGDAEGAEFMIFVGASPFEGNYGPSNRVPRITEGLVSGRLKFAVIDPRLSKTAAKAWRWVPARPGTEAAFALGMMRWIMEHRRFDERFLRNANKAAAAADGEPSWTNATWLVKLDHGKPGAFLRGSDLGIKPATRTATVKDKTVEYAFDPFVVLSGGQPVLVDPYDEQTPVEGDLFVAGTVGGHQVKSALQLLWEEAAARTIEQWAEICGVRPADIVDLAREFTSHGKKAVADIHRGVSQHTNGFYNVVAWMSLNALIGNIDWKGGSAYAKVYDISGSKEGQPFPLADLHPKKTTAFGISLIRHETTYEESTLFAGYPARRPWYPLASDIYQEIVPSLGDGYPYPIKIAYLYMGSPVYALPGGHTNIEILKDPEKLPLFIACDITIGETSMYADYIIPDLSYLERWEFHGSHPNMTVKVQPVRQPVIPPIPETVRVFGEEMPACHEAFFLACAEKLGLPGFGKDGFGPGMDFRRPEDFYLKQVANLAAGEKPGDAVPDADDAEVRLFLEARRHLPGTVFDPEKWKAAVGDAWWRKVVYVLNRGGRFQDHAKAYKGAQLGNPYGKLFNLYQEKTAKTKDSMTGKPFPGLATYLPGPVDVTGKPIDDAAAGYDLRLITYREVTHTKSRTASNYWLLALLPENSVLVSRQDAERLGLRDGDSVRVTSASNPEGIWDLGNGQTKPMVGRVRITEGLRPGVVAFSLGHGHWAYGATDVVIDGKTVRGDARRGRGIHANAAMRLDPVLKNTCLSDPVGASAVFYDTQVKLVKSA
- a CDS encoding 4Fe-4S dicluster domain-containing protein, which codes for MPEVYNWQLGRKMTYRFPERHSRWQFAAVFNINRCIACQTCTMACKSTWTHARGQEYMWWNNVETKPYGGYPHFWDVKTLELLEQANPGGQTWTLAGRDGRRAPYGVYGGKTIFEAAPRGQDYVGYLPTDDEWRAPNLYEDTSTAYPTGPGRYHPTGETLPQHRTWFFYLQRICNHCTYPACLAACPRNAIYKRPEDGIVLIDQQRCRGYRKCVEACPYKKPMFNAFTRVAEKCIACYPRIEGRDPLHPGVPIEARCMAACVGKIRLQGLVRVDADGTWVEDRYHPLYFLVHVARVALPLYPQFGTQPNVYYIPPRWVPRPYLRQMFGPGVDEAIAAYTAPSRELLAVLQLFRTTQRMIFRYRITPGRKVFETTIAGKPWAMYNDTIVGLDRAGREVVRVTVEEPVFVRPRQHLNTI
- the sfsA gene encoding DNA/RNA nuclease SfsA, giving the protein MTVIVRRNRFAVDVRQGRRRLRLHLPNPGRMEELLVPGARGLAVLTPRRGRRTAGTLLLVRHRGRWVGMDARLPNRLFEEALRQGALVPFRGYLRWRREVALGGSRIDFVLEGPAGRCLVETKSCNRVDHGVALFPDAPTARGAVHLRLLARAARAGRRAAVVWFVQRDDARALRPFAEVDPQFAQAVAQAARAGIELYAYACRVTPQAVTIGRAIPVIGSSTPAHGTGRAWHSRQWSPVGAR